In Papaver somniferum cultivar HN1 chromosome 1, ASM357369v1, whole genome shotgun sequence, a genomic segment contains:
- the LOC113347131 gene encoding uncharacterized protein LOC113347131, whose protein sequence is MKILLWNVQGLASKDTKEFLSHIIHKDNPDIIFLMETKVTESRARVLTQQFCYPNLFFMSSVGLSGGLDLMWKDGFLCEISCSNDNMIHVLLTSNASKQEWLLSCVYGSPHCEMKQRQWEFIKDLSDNVYQPWVVIGDLNIHLGNSHASTSQSNLDNWVCNLIDRAGLMDMGYIGSKHTWSNRVNEKGYRRARIDMALQNGN, encoded by the coding sequence ATGAAAATTTTGTTGTGGAATGTCCAAGGACTAGCTTCTAAGGACACTAAGGAGTTTTTATCTCATATCATTCATAAAGATAATCCAGATATTATTTTCTTAATGGAAACAAAAGTGACAGAGTCTAGAGCTAGAGTACTGACCCAGCAATTTTGTTATCCTAATCTATTTTTCATGAGTTCTGTTGGCCTCTCTGGGGGACTGGATTTAATGTGGAAAGATGGATTTCTTTGTGAGATATCATGCAGTAATGATAACATGATCCATGTTCTCTTAACCTCAAATGCTTCTAAACAAGAATGGCTTTTATCTTGTGTTTATGGTTCTCCGCATTGTGAGATGAAACAAAGACAATGGGAGTTCATCAAAGACTTAAGTGATAATGTTTACCAACCTTGGGTAGTTATTGGAGATTTAAACATCCACCTAGGTAATTCCCATGCATCTACTAGTCAATCTAATTTAGACAACTGGGTATGTAATCTCATAGATAGAGCTGGTTTAATGGATATGGGATATATAGGCTCCAAACATACTTGGTCTAATAGAGTTAATGAGAAAGGATATCGAAGAGCAAGAATTGATATGGCTTTACAAAATGGGAATTAG